One genomic segment of Mustelus asterias chromosome 26, sMusAst1.hap1.1, whole genome shotgun sequence includes these proteins:
- the LOC144479388 gene encoding relaxin-3 receptor 1-like: MPALNCCSLHDDLSFSFNQTNHSLEDFLKLFIFPDTEGHGDRFKVTRILISIVYFMVCALGLVGNLLVLYLLQSRYAKKKSTMTILVMGLAVTDLQFVLTLPFWAVDTAMDFSWPFGKVMCKVVSSVTVMNMYASVFFLTAMSITRYCSVTQALKMREHSASYSDKLICLSIWIAAGVATLPHAIYSTTLVLTDEELCIVKFPDIHNDPQFWLGLYKLLKVLAGFILPLIIISVCYILLLRFVNRKEMSSSNPKRSSKVTKSVTIVVLSFFICWLPNQAITVWSAFIKLNVVNFTGAFYTTQAYIFPITVCLAHSNSCLNPILYCLMRREFRVALQELLLKVTPVRQIRPLLSSVAPSKKMQMPVIISMSK, from the coding sequence atgcctGCCCTGAACTGCTGCTCACTCCATGATGACTTGtctttctcatttaatcaaaCCAATCACTCGCTGGAGGATTTCCTGAAATTGTTCAttttccctgacactgagggacacggCGATAGATTTAAAGTTACCAGGATCCTGATCTCCATTGTCTACTTTATGGTTTGTGCTTTGGGTCTGGTGGGCAATCTCTTGGTCCTCTACCTTCTCCAGTCCAGATACGCAAAGAAAAAGTCCACCATGACTATCCTGGTGATGGGCTTGGCAGTGACGGATCTCCAGTTTGtgctgaccttgcctttctgggcCGTGGACACTGCCATGGACTTCAGTTGGCCCTTTGGTAAAGTCATGTGTAAAGTGGTCTCCTCGGTGACGGTGATGAACATGTACGCCAGCGTTTTCTTCCTGACTGCCATGAGCATCACCAGATACTGCTCTGTGACCCAAGCACTAAAGATGAGGGAGCATTCAGCGAGCTATTCTGACAAGCTCATCTGCCTCTCCATCTGGATTGCGGCTGGCGTTGCAACCCTTCCCCATGCCATCTATTCCACCACACTCGTGTTGACTGATGAAGAGCTGTGCATTGTCAAGTTCCCCGACATTCACAATGACCCCCAGTTTTGGTTGGGGCTCTACAAGCTCTTGAAGGTCTTGGCCGGCTTTATCCTACCTCTGATCATCATCTCGGTATGCTACATCCTGTTGCTCCGCTTTGTAAACAGGAAGGAAATGAGCAGCAGCAACCCAAAGAGGTCGTCCAAGGTCACCAAGTCGGTCACCATCGTCGTGCTGTCCTTCTTCATCTGCTGGCTGCCTAACCAAGCCATCACCGTCTGGAGTGCCTTCATCAAGCTGAACGTGGTCAATTTCACGGGCGCCTTCTACACCACCCAGGCTTACATCTTCCCCATCACAGTCTGCCTCGCTCACAGCAACAGCTGCCTCaaccccatcctgtactgccTGATGAGAAGGGAGTTCCGCGTGGCGCTCCAAGAGTTGCTGCTGAAAGTGACTCCCGTCCGGCAGATCCGTCCCTTGCTGTCGAGCGTGGCACCCAGCAAGAAAATGCAGATGCCAGTGATCATCTCCATGTCAAAATGA